CGGAGAGCGACGTGGTGCCCGCCTTCATGGCGCCGACGATGATGAAATCGGGCAGGCGGCCGGGGGTATCGCTCGCGGACATCGCTACATGATGGGGGCAGTCAGCGACGATTGCACGAGCTGTCGCGCACCGGTCACGTGGCGGTTTCCGCGAGGGCCTTCAGCTTCCCCACGCTCTTGCGGAGCACCCGCTCGATCGGCCGCTTGAGGATGAGACCCCCGAGTTCCCCGAGCGGGCCAAGCGGCGGATCCAGCTCCTCCGCCCACTCGAACCAGGTCTCGGTCACGGTCGGCACGAGCTCGAACCAGGCGAGCCCGCGGATCGGCCAGCCGTGATGCATCACGGCGATGAGCCGCCCCTCCTCCCAGCGGACGACCTCCATCACATCGACGAGCTTGATGCCGGCGATCGTCGTCACGGCCCGGATCCTGGTCCCGACGCCGGTTCGCTGCTCGGAGACGACGTCGACGGTCGTCGCATCGACCATCCAGGCGGCAGATCCCTCCCAGTCGGCGAGGAGCTCCCACACACGCGAAGGTTCGGCTTTCATTCGCGTGGCGACGCGGAAGAAGGCCACGCGCGCTTAGGCGCGCGCCGGCGCCGCGGCGCGGCGATTGGGGGCCGTCTCCCGTGCCAGCACGGCGGCGATGAACGCCAGCGCGCCCACCACTCCTATCGCCACGAAAGCGGGCCCGTAGCCGAGATGCTCCGCTACGAGCCCGACCACGATCGGGCCGACGAGCGCACCGACGTCGCCCGCCGTGCGGTAGCCGGCGAGGGCGACCCCAGCCGCGTGCGCCTCGAGGCCCTGCCCACCNNNNNNNNNNGGGCGACGCCGCGTGCGTCGGGCGGCGCGACGTCGCCGACGATCGAGGTCGGGCCCGGCCGCGAGTACCCGTTCGCGAAGCCCAGCACCGCCAGCAGCCCGATGAGCACCACCGCGCTCCGAACCGTGCCGAGTAGCGCGCAGATCACCGCGGTTACGGCGAGCGAAGGAACCATCGTCACTTTGCGTCCGAGACGGTCGGAGACGCTGCCGGCGTGCCAGATCACGATGAGGCTCGCAAGGGAGAGGACGGTGAACGGCAGACCGACCCCACCGTCGTCCCGCGCCAGGACGTCCACCCAGAACCCCGGGATGAGCGTCTGGAGTCCGCCGGTCACGTAGAAGCCCGCCGCGCTCCCGACCAGCGCCGCGCGGTACGCCGAGTCCGAGAACAAGGGGCGGAGCCGGGTCCAAGCGCGAACCGACGGCGCCGGGACCGAGACCGCCTCGATCTCCGGGCCTCCGTCGAGTGCGTCGGGGGGAACGGCCACACGGCTCATCACCCGCAGAACCAGCGGCGCGCACGCGAGGCAGATCCCGCCGTACACGAACAACGGAGCGCGGAGATCGGTCGCTGCCGCGAGGATGCCGCCGAAGACGGGCCCGAGCAGGAACCCGATCCCGAGCACGGCCTGGAACACGCTCATCGCCCGGCCGCGCTCCTCCGCCGAAACCATGCCGATCAGGTGTGCCATCAGCGCACCCAGGAAGAAAGCCGAGCCCACCCCGCCGAGCCCCCGCAGGACCACCAGCGCCGGATAGTTCGGCGCCGCGCCGGCGAGGATCGAGGAAAGACCCACGATGCCCGCCCCGAGAGCCGCCATGACCCGCTCGCCGTACCGGTCGATCAAGTTCCCGGCGACGAAGTCGGCCGCGAGGCGGGTCGCCGCGAAGACGGTGAGCAGCAATCCGACGCCGGCCTCGCCGACACCGAACCGCTTGGCGAACAACGGAAGCGTCGGAACGATCAAGCCGAAGCCGAACATGATCAGAAGCGAGACGCCGATGACGGCTCTGAACTCCGCTGATTTGAGCGGAGAGTTTTCGATCGCACGCGAACGCAGATTTCCGAGCGCCATGAGCCCGGCCATCCTAGCCGACCCGCGGTGGGCGCCTCCCGGCCGGACCCGGACTACGACCAGGCCGCGATCGCGAGCACGCCGGGTCCGGTGTGGGCGCCCATCAGCGGCGTGAACTCGGTGAGCAGGGTCTCGACGCAGTCGAGCTCGGCGGTGATCCGCGCGAGCAGCGCGTCCGCCTCTTCGGGAACGGCGGCGTGCGCGACCGCGCAACGCAGCGGCCCGTGCGCGGCCAAGGGACGCGTCTCATCCAGGATCCGCTCGATCGCCCGGGCGCGGGAGCGGGGCCGCCCGAGCTGCTCGATCTTGCCTCCCCGGAGGGCGAACACCGGTTTTATGTTCAGCGCGGTCCCCGCGTACGCAAGCAGCGCGTGGACGCGACCCGAGCGGCGGAGGAACTCGAACGTGTTGATGGTGGCCGCGAGCTGGGTCCGGGCGGCCACCTCCTCGGTACGCGCTACCACCTCATCCAGGCCCGCGTCTTCCGCGGCGAGTCGTGCGGCCTCGAGCGCCGCCCATCCCTCCCCCATCGACGCGCTCTTCGAATCGACGACCTTGACGCGGCCGCCGAGCTCGTTCGCCGCCCCGCGCGCCGAGTCGAACGAGACGCTGACGAACGACGCGACGGTCACACACACCACGCCTTCCGCATGCTCGAGTGCTCGCTCGAACGCCTCCCGGTAGTCACCGACCGACGGCGCTGCCGTCGACACGGGGACTTCTTCGCGCTCGAGCTTGGCATAGAACTCGTCGCGGGGAAGGTCGACGCCGTCTTGATAGACGCTCTCACCGAACTTCAGGTACATCGGCACGACGGAGATGCCGTGCTCCGCCGCCATCTCTGGCGGCAGGTTGGCCGCACTGTCGGTAACGACCGCGGTCCTCATCGTCCCTCCTGGAACCTCGTTCCGGCCCGAGGTTCGACGGGATATAGCACAGGGCCCGGGTCTCTACAATGCGGTCGACGCGCCGGATCGCCGTTCCTCCGCGACCGATAGGATGGGTTGGTGGCGATACGTGCGAATGCGCCCGCGGAGCATGTCTGTCTGGCGATGCCCGGCGGAAAGCCCTGCACCCGCGCCGCGTTGCCGGGCAAGCCCTACTGCGCCGAGCACCTCGGACCGCTTCGCGGCCGCAAGCCCCGCGATGCTCGCGAGTTCATGGAGGAGTGGCGCGAAGCCGCGGAGACCGCCATCGGCCGGCGCATGCGCGGCGAGGGCCCCGCGCGCGACGACCATGACCCCGAGCTCGTCAAAGCCGTCATGCCGCTGGCGTTTCCCCTCTATTCGCTGTATTGGCGGTGCGAGGTCCACGGCATCGAGAACATCCCGACGGAAGGGCCGGCCATCCTCGCGGCCAACCACTCGGGCACGATCCCGATCGACGGGGCGATGCTCAAGATCGCGACGCTCAAGGAACACGGACGCAACCCGTGGCTCCTCGCAGCCGACCTCGTCTTCAAGATCCCGCTCTTCCGCGACATCGTCCGGATCGCCGGCAACGCGCGCGCCGACCGTGCCGAGACCGTGGCATTGCTCCGCCGCGACGAGCTCATAGGCGTGTTCCCCGAAGGATTCAAGGGTATCGGCAAGGGTTGGAAGAAGCGGTATCAGCTCCAGCGTTTCGGTCGCGGTGGGTTCGTCGAGGTGGCCATGGAGGTCGGAGCGCCGATCATCCCGGTCGCGATCATCGGCGCCGAGGAAGCGTTCCCGATGATCGCCGACCTCAAGACCGTGGCGAGACGGTTCGGCCTCCCGTACTTCCCGATCACACCGACGTTCCCGTTGCTGGGCCCGCTCGGCGCGATCCCGCTGCCGTCGAAATGGTTGATCATCTTCGGCGAGCCGATCCCCACCGCACCGTTCGGCCCCGAGAGCGTTGACGACACGCAGCTCGTGCTCGAGATCACCGACCAGACGCGGCAGGCGGTCCAGGCGCTCCTGGTCGAGTATCTGCCGAAGCGGCGCAGCGCCTTCCTGTAGCTACTGCGACTGGAAGTACGTGAAGACCTGACGGTAGAGATCGCGTGCGTGCTCGGGGATCTCGCCGGGCTCTCCGAGAAGCTTCGTCCCCATGTAGATCAAGCCCGCGCGCTCGACCCGCGCGGTGTTCAGCAGCGCGTGGTCGATGTCCCGGCCGACGGCGACCATCCCGTGCGACGCGATGAACGCTGCGTTGTGCTCGCCGAGCGCGTCGGCGACCTGATCGGCGATCTCCTGGGTCCCGGACATCCCCCATTCGGCGACGCGCACCTCCTCGCCGATGTAGACGCCGAACTCGTCGAGGAACGCAGGGAGGGGTTTGCGCGCCGCGGCGAACATGCTGCCGACGATCGGATGCGAATGGATCACCGCCCCGACGTTCTCGCGGCGCTTGTAGCACTCGAGATGAACCTTGTGCTCGACCGAAGCGACCTTTTCTCCCTCGAGCACGTTGCCGTCGAGGTCCATGAGCACGACATCGTCCGGCGTGATCTCCAGATACGGAACCGATGACGGCGTGATGAGCGCTCCATCCGGGACGCGCATACTGACGTTCCCGGACGTGCCTTCGGTGAAGCCTCGCTGGAGCATCTGCCGGCCGCCCTCGACGACCTTCTCGCGCTCCGCCGGGTAATGCATGCCGGTCACCCGAGGTCCGAGACGCGCGCCACCGTCTGCTCGAAGCGCGCGCGCTGCTCCACCCAGGTGGCGTACATGCCTTCGTAGATCGCGGTCCATTCGGGTTCCGGCTGAACAACGTCGCCGCGGTCGTGCATGACGCCGGCGGCCTCGGCGATCGAGCCGAACGCACCCGCAGCAGCGGCCCCGACGATGCATCCACCGAGCCCGCTGGCCTGCGCCTCGCGCGCACGCCGGATCGGCCGGCCGAGCACGCTGGCGAGGATCCGGCCGAACGTCTGGCTGCGCGCGACGCCGCCGCAGAGGACCACCTCGGTGGCGGGAACGCCCACCTCGGCCAGCCACTCCATCCCGTGGCGCGCGCCGTAGGCGATGCCCTCGAGGACGGCCCGGGCGACGTCGGCGGGTTGCCGGCCGAGCGCCATCAAGGGGATCGGGAACAGCAAGCCACCGGTCCGCATCATCGGGTAATCGCCCATCCGCGTGGGCCCGGTGTCGATCGAGGTGACGCCGCCGGCCCCAGGCTCCGCGGACGCGGCGGCTTCGTCGAGCCACAGGTGGCCGCCCGGGTGGCCCAGGAGGTTCAGGTACCAGTCGAGCGCCGGACCGGCCTCACCGCAGTGGGCTTCCAGCAGGTACCGGCCGGGAACCGCGTGCGGTGAGGTCCAGAGACGCCGCTCGTTGTCGATGATCGGGCTGTCGACGACCAGCGTGACCGGCATCGTCGTCCCGGCGACGATGGCGACCGTTCCCGGCTCGGTCGCGCCCAGGCCGAGCGCCGCGCACTGGGTGTCGCCGCCGGCCGGCACGACGGGGGTCCCCGCGTGGAGGCCGAACTCGCG
This genomic interval from Actinomycetota bacterium contains the following:
- a CDS encoding DegV family protein; translated protein: MRTAVVTDSAANLPPEMAAEHGISVVPMYLKFGESVYQDGVDLPRDEFYAKLEREEVPVSTAAPSVGDYREAFERALEHAEGVVCVTVASFVSVSFDSARGAANELGGRVKVVDSKSASMGEGWAALEAARLAAEDAGLDEVVARTEEVAARTQLAATINTFEFLRRSGRVHALLAYAGTALNIKPVFALRGGKIEQLGRPRSRARAIERILDETRPLAAHGPLRCAVAHAAVPEEADALLARITAELDCVETLLTEFTPLMGAHTGPGVLAIAAWS
- a CDS encoding SRPBCC family protein; the protein is MAFFRVATRMKAEPSRVWELLADWEGSAAWMVDATTVDVVSEQRTGVGTRIRAVTTIAGIKLVDVMEVVRWEEGRLIAVMHHGWPIRGLAWFELVPTVTETWFEWAEELDPPLGPLGELGGLILKRPIERVLRKSVGKLKALAETAT
- a CDS encoding MFS transporter; this translates as MALGNLRSRAIENSPLKSAEFRAVIGVSLLIMFGFGLIVPTLPLFAKRFGVGEAGVGLLLTVFAATRLAADFVAGNLIDRYGERVMAALGAGIVGLSSILAGAAPNYPALVVLRGLGGVGSAFFLGALMAHLIGMVSAEERGRAMSVFQAVLGIGFLLGPVFGGILAAATDLRAPLFVYGGICLACAPLVLRVMSRVAVPPDALDGGPEIEAVSVPAPSVRAWTRLRPLFSDSAYRAALVGSAAGFYVTGGLQTLIPGFWVDVLARDDGGVGLPFTVLSLASLIVIWHAGSVSDRLGRKVTMVPSLAVTAVICALLGTVRSAVVLIGLLAVLGFANGYSRPGPTSIVGDVAPPDARGVA
- a CDS encoding lysophospholipid acyltransferase family protein yields the protein MAIRANAPAEHVCLAMPGGKPCTRAALPGKPYCAEHLGPLRGRKPRDAREFMEEWREAAETAIGRRMRGEGPARDDHDPELVKAVMPLAFPLYSLYWRCEVHGIENIPTEGPAILAANHSGTIPIDGAMLKIATLKEHGRNPWLLAADLVFKIPLFRDIVRIAGNARADRAETVALLRRDELIGVFPEGFKGIGKGWKKRYQLQRFGRGGFVEVAMEVGAPIIPVAIIGAEEAFPMIADLKTVARRFGLPYFPITPTFPLLGPLGAIPLPSKWLIIFGEPIPTAPFGPESVDDTQLVLEITDQTRQAVQALLVEYLPKRRSAFL
- a CDS encoding class II aldolase/adducin family protein, producing MHYPAEREKVVEGGRQMLQRGFTEGTSGNVSMRVPDGALITPSSVPYLEITPDDVVLMDLDGNVLEGEKVASVEHKVHLECYKRRENVGAVIHSHPIVGSMFAAARKPLPAFLDEFGVYIGEEVRVAEWGMSGTQEIADQVADALGEHNAAFIASHGMVAVGRDIDHALLNTARVERAGLIYMGTKLLGEPGEIPEHARDLYRQVFTYFQSQ
- a CDS encoding FGGY-family carbohydrate kinase — protein: MSLILALDIGTSGGRAVIADTSGRRVGAATRAWKYRIDANGFQELDTDLVWAALASASREAVRTSLARPDAIAAVAVTSQRTGVVFLDAKGEVLSAGPNSDARGVREGIALERSHGELVYRLAGRLPVFLYLPARLAWFRNNAPALADRIAKALSFSDWATWRLTGGAVTATEPTQAAEMLAYDVTRGSWSDALCDALSTPRKILPDLQRHATTVGSITEAAAREFGLHAGTPVVPAGGDTQCAALGLGATEPGTVAIVAGTTMPVTLVVDSPIIDNERRLWTSPHAVPGRYLLEAHCGEAGPALDWYLNLLGHPGGHLWLDEAAASAEPGAGGVTSIDTGPTRMGDYPMMRTGGLLFPIPLMALGRQPADVARAVLEGIAYGARHGMEWLAEVGVPATEVVLCGGVARSQTFGRILASVLGRPIRRAREAQASGLGGCIVGAAAAGAFGSIAEAAGVMHDRGDVVQPEPEWTAIYEGMYATWVEQRARFEQTVARVSDLG